The genomic segment TACCCATGCCGCTGCGCGCTGACCCCTGGCATGGCGGAGGCCCGGCGGATGGTCCGCCGGGCCTCTTCCCGTGTTCACGCGCCTGTCGCGCCTGTCGTGGTTACCAGCGGTACCAGCGGTGGCGGCTGCCGGACGAGTGGGTGCCGCGCATGACGAAGCCGAGCAGCCAGACGACCAGCACCACGACCGCGACCCACCAGAGGATCTTGAGCGCGAAGCCGGCACCGAACAGAATCAGCGCGAGCAGTAGAACCAAAAGCAGTGGACCCATGGTTATCAACCTCCTGACCAGCGGATGCCCTGTCGTGCACGGGTCATGCATCCCCGCTGCCGCCACCCGAGGTCTCGCGGCCCGTTCGGGAGGTCGTCAAGCAGGGAGGGCTCGCTCGGCGGCGTCCGTGCCGGCATCCGGCTCTCCCGGCCGCGCCGCCGCGGGGATCTTGGGGAACGCGACGGTGTAGGCGCCGTACAGCAGTCGCG from the Streptomyces sp. RKAG293 genome contains:
- a CDS encoding hydrophobic protein, with the translated sequence MGPLLLVLLLALILFGAGFALKILWWVAVVVLVVWLLGFVMRGTHSSGSRHRWYRW